One Drosophila subobscura isolate 14011-0131.10 chromosome U, UCBerk_Dsub_1.0, whole genome shotgun sequence DNA window includes the following coding sequences:
- the LOC117899978 gene encoding nipped-B protein isoform X1, translating to MGDRDIPSVPVTTLAGLTSTSDLLSELPVSDSLLSAASLNKSLLFHALVASESDNLLSVRDGALVRQLVNAIEQTNSDNIELKPEYTFEQHGTNISTYPELLQGIYNFRPTVFNTPLKIMRYDHNNAKELTPSEHIVGQLHSSQQATASSTDISQNMQQAQTYIEKSSSVAATDVLPDEYSMISSRTNMNEINKRMEKPPNLEENVTQTFSKIEEMDIAHKIAETKNPNSSLYSAQQQYFSQLKVREYSLNCDNLKQVDNHPSFQRMPDELLFLESPIYHLQPAMTESQAPTTSTSMIQGNFQNVLNIQQQQRITESAAHQKDQATSLLPNKQNQLPTLTTNVPDLHLLPATSTSLISNNNRPAISQEPHQNNISASTATSTSTSSSGKSEVRVCINRLNVEDTRLMQQSIKKFVQKSPELARSMGLLQQSSEQQPNTSLNVMPMTELGVGETTTETLSTELDMFSTIKADEKRYASKRKMAVSIGDIPPEQIFSKPKVRRVERIIAIANSKDLKDEVTRSQTYQHFMRNMEQIIEMLDDTESPNFDSEHFDENIECISPKLLNTMSNDVAKLKAKQALDSIPKNKLTLLINYAMRNVYLARNSFAGPEDEDEIVDDEVIDKILNAMDACLLICNIYSTVSDLKFLQEDNISHIIKFAQFQLRETIFPSHDPVYTVKSMKKSTNRKKMKSQQGHHRNLQLFYSKTVELLKVFVALFDKCIFVDTIVLPLSTLAIEPFFVDNIETLQFVCLELVTTIFRKERYDKIRNSILGDILSSIDRLPSSKKNLRPYKLTNNGGNIQMVTALVLQLIQCATILPDSLCDNVKTTAAFQLSVDNDDDPAKKIVKPNKDIVVLKKYDVAVSIGGNFLTTFLNKCKSRSNETDFRPLFENFIHDLLATVNKPEWPASELLLSLLGTMLVRYVSDKGIEQSIRLVSLDYLGIVAARLRKDTVESRCKVNIIDSMIKSIKVEQEKEGDLSNSNAKIELHPEEQRTEFLQKILLDFLAVNAQEENLIWDYARHFYLAQWYRDVIYQRRRIKDGEKGFALRKSKSRDKRKTGEYLDTSDSESGEDHYNEDTKKNGNPPIDLIDYELNLEIFNVLEERKQYLISKIKPYSVSGEQHHTSQQQIKTYIDYNNAQLIAQYLATKRPFSQSFDGCLKKIILVVNEPSIAVRTRAMKCLANIVEVDPLVLKRKDMQMGVNQKFLDTAISVREAAVDLVGKFVLSNQELIDQYYDMLSTRILDTGVSVRKRVIKILRDICIEYPDFAKIPEICVKMIRRVNDEEGIQKLVTEVFMKMWFTPCIKNDKHGIQRKINQIIDVVNTAHDTGTIWLEGLLMSIFKPKDMLKNDGSIQEPVKKNTEPPQEIVLACQQLADGLIDRLIELEDTDNARMLGCITTLHLLAKVRPQLLVRHAMTIEPYLNIKCHSATAAKFICAVADILEKVVPLVNNASESFLASLEEHLMLLVVSRNQAEVTSCVSCLGALVNKITKNYKLIRDCFQKFYRVLDVSRNQVLQKNCSADNIYTPSFRRSLFTIGILMRYFDFKSPIALGETNGGGLPVSICDDVFECLMFFCRCSNQEIRKQSLISLGSFCVLNDDYLTRSELKQFYCDLLNSTASDGGIKIICMRNIWIYLTESEMFMHNKEKEWEKQSKHEDLKEMNDVSSGMSSRIIQLYLEEILNCFLNRDDTVRLWAVKVVHIVLRQGLVHPVRMVPYLICLSTDPKIESAHRADALLKDIDKTYSGFVNMKVQFGLQLCFKLQQILQINNRGKLEIIRGYAKRGPEKVTTALNDFLYTLLRSTKPQRRALVQTVTKQFDDQKTSLQQMLYIADNLAYFPYVVQDEPLYLIHQIDLLISMAGTHLLATFKEHLNPNEKEGDVLEDEDDVEDPQVLFNRLPEDMTEIKKCITSAQACMLLLILKDHLKDMYGLTDGKISRYSPSEQKMYEKAITRRSVVDFNPKTTIDLIKKQKSNDLSDSEPDCSSRPLTDDEKLDLVVKYLDFKQLMLKLDPEDGDSEGDEMREKSNLNNSSISDGVVYLNSTKGSQPSNNDSSFCSTPNVSHVQSSITAATSTDEGTPRSQIVKSSIIPTKPSARKQCIARTKRKRRKIMSSDDEDVSDEEYA from the exons ATGGGGGACCGTGACATCCCGAGCGTACCCGTCACAACGTTAGCGGGTCTAACCAGCACTTCTGATT TGCTCAGCGAGTTACCTGTATCCGATTCACTCCTGAGTGCGGCCTCATTGAATAAGTCACTATTGTTCCATGCTTTAGTAGCCAGTGAATCTGATAATTTGCTTTCTGTTCGAGATGGAGCTCTCGTACGTCAGTTAGTAAATGCGATTGAACAAACAAATTCTGACAATAT CGAGTTAAAACCAGAGTATACCTTTGAACAACATGGAACTAATATAAGTACTTATCcagagctgctgcagggcatTTACAATTTCCGCCCAACTGTTTTCAACACGCCATTAAAGATAA TGCGTTATGACCATAACAATGCCAAGGAATTAACCCCGAGCGAACACATTGTGGGCCAATTACATTCCTCTCAGCAGGCGACAGCATCATCTACTGATATAtcacaaaatatgcaacaagCGCAAACGTATATTGAGAAATCTTCCAG TGTGGCTGCTACTGACGTGCTTCCAGATGAGTATTCCATGATTAGTTCCAGGACAAACATGAATGAAATCAACAAACGAATGGAGAAACCACCAAACCTAGAGGAAAATGttacacaaacattttcaaaaattgAGGAAATGGATATCGCTCATAAAATTGCAGAAACCAAGAACCCAAATTCATCTCTATACTCAGCGCAGCAACAGTATTTCAGTCAACTTAAAGTTCGAGAATATTCATTAAATTGCGATAATCTTAAACAAGTAGACAATCATCCATCTTTTCAACGGATGCCagatgaattattatttttggaatCACCAATTTACCATTTACAACCTGCTATGACAGAATCCCAAGCTCCCACAACATCGACCTCAATGATCCAAGGCAACTtccaaaatgtattaaatatacaacaacaacagcggatTACGGAATCAGCTGCACATCAAAAAGATCAAGCGACATCTTTActgccaaacaaacaaaatcagttACCGACGCTAACAACCAACGTGCCAGACTTACACTTATTACCTGCAACTTCAACATCGCTAATAAGTAATAATAATCGACCTGCCATTAGCCAAGAACCTCATCAAAACAATATTTCAGCTTCGACAGCTACTTCGACATCGACGTCATCGAGTGGCAAGTCCGAGGTTCGGGTATGTATAAATCGTCTTAACGTTGAGGATACTCGCTTGATGCAGCAAAGTATTAAAAAGTTTGTACAAAAGTCACCAGAATTGGCTAGAAGTATGGGGTTACTACAACAATCATCAGAACAACAGCCCAATACAAGTTTGAATGTTATGCCTATGACTGAGCTAGGAGTCGGTGAGACTACTACGGAAACTTTAAGCACAGAACTGGATATGTTTTCAACGATTAAAGCAGATGAGAAACGGTATGCTTCAAAGCGAAAGATGGCTGTTTCTATTGGTGATATTCCCCCGGAACAAATAT TCTCAAAACCCAAAGTGCGTCGCGTCGAACGAATAATAGCCATTGCAAACTCAAAAGATTTAAAGGATGAAGTAACTCGATCACAAACATATCAACATTTTATGAGAAATATGGAACAAATTATTGAGATGTTGGACGATACGGAGTCCCCAAATTTTGATTCag AACACTTTGACGAAAATATTGAATGCATTTCCCCAAAACTTCTTAATACGATGAGCAATGATGTTGCAAAGTTGAAAGCTAAACAAGCCTTAGACTCCATTCCGAAAAACAAGTTAACGCTTCTAATAAATTACGCTATGCGTAACGTTTATTTAGCCAGAAACTCTTTTGCTGGACCA GAGGACGAAGATGAAATTGTAGATGATGAAGTAATAGacaaaattttaaatgcaatggATGCTTGCCTACTTATATGCAATATATATTCGACCGTGAGCGATCTTAAGTTTCTGCAAGAGGATAACATTTCACATATTATAAAGTTTGCCCAATTTCAACTGCGCGAAACAATATTTCCATCTCATGATCCTGTGTATACAGTTAAGAGTATGAAGAAAAGTACTAATCGCAAAAAAATGAAGTCACAACAAGGACATCATCGAAACTTACAGCTTTTTTACTCGAAAACAGTTGAGCTCTTAAaggtttttgtggcactttttGATAAGTGTATTTTTGTGGATACCATAGTTTTACCGTTGTCGACGCTTGCTATAGAACCATTCTTTGTAGACAATATTGAAACGTTGCAATTTGTGTGCCTGGAACTGGTTACCACT ATATTTCGGAAAGAAAGATACGATAAAATAAGGAACAGTATCTTAGGAGACATATTATCTTCGATTGATCGTTTGCCTTCATCGAAGAAAAACCTTCGTCCGTATAAACTTACAAATAATGGcggaaatattcaaatggtTACAGCACTTGTGCTACAATTAATTCAATGTGCTACAATTTTACCAGACTCGCTTTGTGATAATGTAAAAACGACTGCTGCATTTCAACTGAGTGTTGATAATGACGATGATCCTGCTAAGAAAATAGTAAAGCCCAACAAAGATATTGTGGTTTTAAAAAAGTATGATGTAGCTGTCAGTATTGGTGGCAATTTCTTAACAACTTTTTTAAACAAGTGCAAGTCCCGATCTAATGAAACAGATTTTCGACCACTCTTTGAAAACTTTATCCATGATTTGCTGGCCACTGTGAACAAGCCCGAATGGCCCGCATCTGAATTGTTGCTTTCACTACTGGGTACCATGCTGGTTCGATATGTATCTGATAAGGGTATAGAGCAGAGCATTCGTTTAGTATCCTTAGATTACCTTGGCATAGTAGCTGCTCGTCTCCGCAAAGACACAGTTGAGTCTCGATGTAAAGTGAATATAATTGATTCAATgattaaatcaataaaagtgGAGCAAGAAAAGGAGGGAGATCTTTCAAACAGTAac GCAAAAATTGAACTACACCCTGAGGAACAGCGAACGGAATTTCTGCAAAAGATTCTTCTTGATTTTCTAGCTGTAAATGCTCAAGAAGAAAACTTAATTTGGGACTACGCACGACACTTTTATTTGGCTCAATGGTATCGAGATGTTATTTATCAAAGACGTCGAATAAAGGATGGAGAAAAAGGCTTCGCATTGAGAAAATCAAAAAGCCGAGACAAACGGAAAACAG GTGAATACTTGGATACATCCGATTCAGAATCCGGCGAAGATCATTATAATGAAGATACGAAAAAGAATGGAAACCCGCCtattgatttgattgattaTGAACTTAATCTGGAAATTTTTAACGTGTTAGAGGAACGGAAACAATATTTAATCAGTAAAATAAAGCCATATTCGGTTTCTGGCGAGCAACATCACACATCACAACAGCAAATTAAGACTTATATAGATTATAATAATGCACAGCTAATAGCGCAATATTTAGCTACTAAACGGCCCTTTAGTCAGTCATTTGATGGATGCTtgaagaaaattattttagtCGTTAA tGAACCGTCCATAGCAGTAAGGACCCGTGCAATGAAATGTCTCGCTAACATTGTGGAAGTGGATCCATTGGTATTGAAACGAAAAGATATGCAAATGGGTGTTAACCAGAAATTCTTAGACACTGCTATCTCAGTACGCGAAGCGGCTGTAGATTTGGTTGGGAAATTCGTACTCAGCAATCAAGAATTAATTGATCAGTATTACGATATGCTATCGACTCGAATATTG GATACTGGAGTCTCCGTAAGAAAAAGAGTTATTAAAATTTTGCGTGATATTTGTATAGAATATCCAGACTTTGCGAAAATTCCCGAAATTTGTGTTAAGATGATTCGTCGCGTAAACGATGAGGAAGGCATCCAAAAGCTTGTGACCGAAGTGTTTATGAAAATGTGGTTCACACCGTGTATAAAAAACGATAAA CACGGAATACAAAGGAAAATCAATCAGATTATAGACGTGGTAAATACAGCTCATGATACTGGAACTATATGGCTAGAAGGGCTGTTAATGAGT ATTTTCAAACCTAAAGATATGTTAAAAAATGACGGAAGTATCCAAGAACCCGTAAAGAAAAATACTGAGCCACCGCAAGAAATTGTGCTAGCATGTCAGCAATTGGCGGATGGGCTCATAGACAGATTGATTGAATTAGAGGACACGGATAACGCGAGAATGCTCGGCTGCATAACCACACTTCATTTGCTAGCAAAAGTGCGACCACAACTGTTGGTTCGGCATGCAATGACCATTGAGCCTTATCTTAATATTAAATGTCATTCAGCTACAGCTGCAAAATTCATATGTGCTGTTGCAGATATTCTCGAAAAGGTGGTGCCTCTTGTTAATAATGCTAGCGAGtcttttttggcttctttGGAAGAGCATTTAATGCTCTTGGTTGTATCGAGAAACCAAGCAGAAGTAACCAGTTGCGTATCCTGTTTGGGCGCACTCGTCAATAAGATAACAAAGAACTATAAATTGATCCGCGATTGTTTTCAAAA GTTTTATCGCGTTCTTGATGTTTCTCGGAATCAAGTGCTTCAAAAAAACTGCAGTGCAGATAATATTTACACACCAAGCTTTCGACGAAGCCTATTTACGATTGGAATCTTAATGCGGTACTTTGATTTTAAGTCACCTATTGCTTTAG GTGAAACAAATGGTGGAGGCCTTCCGGTATCGATATGCGATGATGTGTTTGAGTGTTTGATGTTCTTTTGTCGTTGCTCAAATCAAGAGATTCGAAAGCAATCTCTGATATCACTTGGATCTTTTTGTGTTCTAAATGATGATTACTTAACACGATCTGAGCTAAAACAGTTTTACTGTGATTTGTTAAACTCTACTGCAAGCGATGGAGGTATCAAAATAATATGTATGCGTAATATTTGGATATACTTAACAGAATCAGAGATGTTTATGCACAATAAGGAAAAAGAAT ggGAAAAACAATCGAAGCATGAAGACCTCAAGGAAATGAATGACGTTTCATCTGGCATGTCTAGTCGGATCATTCAGCTCTATTTGGAAGAGATCCTCAACTGTTTTCTCAATCGGGATGATACAGTACGGCTGTGGGCTGTTAAGGTTGTGCACATTGTACTGCGCCAGGGCTTAGTTCATCCTGTTAGAATGGTTCCATATCTAATATGCCTAAGTACCGATCCAAAGATAGAG TCGGCCCATAGAGCTGATGCCTTATTGAAAGACATCGATAAAACCTATTCCGGTTTCGTGAATATGAAAGTTCAATTTGGATTACAACTTTGCTTTAAGTTACAgcaaatattgcaaataaataaccgGGGAAAACTGGAAATAATTCGAGGTTATGC AAAACGAGGACCAGAAAAAGTGACTACTGCTTTAAATGACTTTCTTTACACGTTACTTCGTTCTACAAAGCCACAAAGACGTGCACTGGTTCAGACTGTTACTAAACAGTTTGACGATCAGAAAACATCGCTACAGCAAATGCTGTATATAGCCGATAATCTAGCATACTTTCCGTATGTCGTTCAAGATGAGCCTTTATATCTAATACATCAAATAGACTTGCTGATATCAATGGCTGGAACACATCTGCTTGCAACGTTTAAGGAACATTTGAATCCAAATGAAAAAGAAGGAGATGTATTAGAGGATGAAGATGATGTAGAAGATCCTCAAGTGTTATTTAATCGTTTGCCGGAAGACATGACTGagataaaaaaatgtataacaTCCGCCCAAGCGTGTATGCTCCTTTTAATACTGAAAGATCATTTAAAGGACATGTATGGCCTCACAGATGGTAAAATTTCAAGATATTCGCCTTctgaacaaaaaatgtatgaaaaggCGATAACACGTAGAAGCGTCGTCGACTTCAACCCTAAAACAACAATTGATTTGATTAAGAAACAGAAGTCAAACGATCTTTCAGACTCAGAACCTGATTGCTCTTCAAGACCTCTTACAGATGATGAAAAATTAGACCTTGTCGTCAAGTACCTCGAT tttaagCAACTTATGTTAAAGCTGGATCCAGAGGACGGAGATTCAGAAGGAGATGAAATGCGTGAAAAATCAAACTTAAATAACTCGTCTATTTCTGATGGTGTAGTCTACTTAAACTCTACAAAAGGTTCACAGCCATCAAATAATGACAGCAGCTTTTGTTCGACACCAAATGTCAGTCACGTTCAATCATCAATAACAGCTGCGACTTCAACAGAT GAAGGTACACCAAGGTCCCAAATCGTGAAATCATCAATTATTCCTACAAAACCAAGTGCTCGTAAGCAATGCATAGCACGAACTAAACGAAAACGCCGCAAGATAATGTCGTCTGACGATGAAGATGTcagtgatgaggaatatgcGTGA